A genomic region of Rhipicephalus sanguineus isolate Rsan-2018 chromosome 1, BIME_Rsan_1.4, whole genome shotgun sequence contains the following coding sequences:
- the LOC125756413 gene encoding uncharacterized protein LOC125756413 codes for MLDGSSPEESGHRDDDDCAGLTKRELFDALREKDRLLADLLRRLPQPESSGAPRQADVTTFQVMPDLSKNISDFAGDGCASAARDWMEGLRQTATLHRWPTPFLLETAKGHLVGAAKDWYHSRSAEISSWDDFERIFRRTFYSQTRAAERWRRMQERVQQRNENTAAYFHAKVRLCREAHLDFCDTREQVLTGLRSRELCTMLLGRSHADEDDLLHDVEEFERIDRERQQRFGGVSERGAPSNPPRMQPAPKTPLHDTFGYGSRNKRPPMTNTNGERKCYNCSKFGHISRDCPEERRVEKCLKCGKFGHTQRHCQKSSPRNETNAVSEDKIGPGALLKHVKFSDKTTLIGMIDTGSSGCLMRESAAVQCGAEMLEDATALYGFGSQGVPAVRAIGRCRADLEIDGVVGKKIPVLVVPDEAQSVDLLVGRTFTELPYVTYARLGSSLHFWHRDECPFSHLEPLVSCPKVRVKTAEETPLQANVVNWVRLSSPSSITGPVLFDNCGREIVIDMEGGEVIVPAFTSGEEDGVIRKGQRLAQATEVDTPGCERMEGNDCREECGAAELEQILVTEARRPIMREEIRVGPSVTEEKPRELACLSEIGCTSILIMDTQETPGSTPVDVRPYRTNAAKQEAMRDIVGEWEKAGIGTESFCP; via the coding sequence ATGCTGGACGGATCGTCGCCGGAGGAGAGCGGTCACCGTGATGACGACGACTGCGCTGGACTCACCAAGCGGGAACTTTTCGACGCTCTGCGCGAGAAGGACCGCTTGTTGGCGGACCTGCTGCGTCGGCTTCCGCAGCCGGAATCGTCGGGGGCTCCACGCCAGGCGGACGTCACCACATTTCAGGTGATGCCTGATTTAAGTAAGAACATTTCAGACTTTGCCGGTGACGGTTGCGCGTCAGCAGCGCGTGACTGGATGGAGGGTCTGCGGCAGACGGCGACGCTTCACCGGTGGCCAACGCCATTTCTGCTCGAAACGGCGAAGGGTCACCTAGTCGGCGCCGCCAAAGATTGGTACCACTCCAGGTCTGCGGAGATTTCTTCGTGGGACGACTTCGAGCGAATTTTCCGGCGGACATTTTATAGCCAGACTCGGGCGGCGGAGCGTTGGAGGCGGATGCAGGAACGTGTGCAGCAGAGAAATGAAAACACGGCTGCGTACTTCCACGCCAAGGTGCGTCTTTGCCGCGAAGCGCACTTGGACTTCTGCGACACGAGGGAGCAGGTGCTGACCGGTCTGCGATCTCGGGAATTATGCACCATGCTCCTCGGGCGGTCGCATGCAGACGAAGACGACCTGCTGCATGACGTGGAGGAATTCGAGCGAATTGACCGGGAGCGACAACAGCGCTTCggcggagtgagtgagcgaggaGCGCCGAGTAATCCACCACGTATGCAGCCTGCACCCAAGACGCCGTTGCATGATACGTTCGGGTACGGCAGCCGGAACAAGCGACCGCCGATGACAAACACAAACGGTGAGCGAAAGTGCTACAATTGCTCGAAATTCGGGCACATTTCGCGAGACTGCCCGGAGGAAAGGCGTGTTGAGAAGTGTTTGAAGTGCGGGAAATTTGGGCATACCCAGAGACATTGCCAAAAAAGTAGCCCCAGAAATGAGACCAACGCGGTCTCGGAAGACAAGATTGGCCCCGGTGCGCTCCTGAAGCATGTTAAGTTCAGTGACAAAACAACTCTGATCGGAATGATTGACACCGGCAGTTCCGGTTGCCTAATGCGCGAGTCGGCGGCAGTGCAGTGCGGAGCGGAAATGCTGGAAGACGCCACCGCTCTTTATGGCTTCGGTAGTCAGGGGGTTCCAGCTGTCCGTGCGATTGGCAGGTGCAGGGCCGATTTAGAGATCGATGGTGTCGTTGGCAAAAAGATTCCGGTGCTTGTTGTGCCAGACGAGGCCCAGTCGGTCGACTTGCTTGTTGGCCGCACGTTTACCGAGCTGCCATACGTGACATATGCCAGGCTTGGCAGCAGCTTGCATTTCTGGCATAGAGACGAGTGCCCATTCTCTCATCTCGAGCCCCTTGTTTCATGCCCGAAAGTGCGTGTGAAGACTGCTGAGGAGACCCCACTGCAGGCCAATGTTGTCAACTGGGTAAGACTGTCGTCGCCGTCTAGCATCACCGGTCCAGTGCTGTTCGATAACTGCGGGCGCGAAATCGTCATTGACATGGAGGGCGGAGAGGTTATTGTGCCAGCATTCACGAGTGGAGAAGAAGATGGGGTCATCCGTAAAGGACAGCGACTTGCGCAAGCGACAGAAGTGGACACCCCAGGTTGCGAGAGAATGGAGGGAAATGATTGCAGAGAGGAGTGCGGCGCGGCTGAGTTAGAGCAGATTCTGGTTACGGAAGCGCGACGGCCGATTATGCGCGAGGAAATTAGAGTGGGACCATCGGTTACGGAGGAAAAACCTCGTGAGCTCGCGTGCCTCAGCGAAATTGGATGCACATCCATCCTCATTATGGACACACAGGAGACACCTGGTAGTACCCCCGTCGATGTTCGGCCCTACCGGACAAATGCAGCGAAGCAAGAAGCTATGCGCGACATCGTCGGAGAATGGGAAAAGGCGGGAATCGGGACTGAGTCGTTCTGCCCGTAA